Genomic DNA from Setaria italica strain Yugu1 chromosome V, Setaria_italica_v2.0, whole genome shotgun sequence:
CCGCCCGCCAGGAATGtgtattttcccattcaatatatCATTTCCcgtgagttatttataatttttatttcccgCCAGTTGTAGCcctcaaattgaaatatgtatctccaaccacataacaacaaacttgaataataaataatttacattattaaaaactgatcgtacataatatataattcacattattaaaaatccaacatttggaatagagctattctttgccatgctaatattaaaactactacgcccatctacgaagactTGTGCACTCGTCCgccatcaacacgccatctttatcaaagaatactccatcctcatgacaaatctcgcgtAGGATGAACCTTGCCATGTCCGTACAAATGTTGTcaatttgtttgtcttcgatcttgctatagttactATCGATGGTAGGCATCTACAGGTATatagtaaatgaagattaggatatattaccattaggaagttagcacatggcagtgtataagagacttacgtcttcagggttcgtccggtacctcccattatttctgatgaattcgcacacgtaatatccaCATAGCACGGAGtcgggaggttgcttgtggcactataaacaaatagaaaaatgatgatcTGTTATTATTGAtaagtctacattatatgaaaaaaaacaaGTTTTTATATTGttacgaatctatgatatattatttttatagcTTTCATCCTTTTTGGATTGCCGACCCCACCTTTTAGTATGTAAAGTTTGTacacactttgaggatataaagataagagtagtaatacaacttaggtgcatagaatgtcaacatgcatttaagtactgccaaggaatatcttatttttatataatgcctatgaaatccttgtacctATCTCTATGATAGCTGGTTGAGTCGAGGACCACTGCTTCTCTCTTTATGATAGCTGGTTGAGTCgaggaccactgcttctcctagcttgggtaaaataatgatgcaaatccagtggtctttgcattatattaaaataatttatattatagatggtATTAAATAGCacttagtatatatatagtaattaaaactagcttactcaaAACCATAACGAGCCATGATATAATCATTGTCAGCCTTTTTCTTTattacttttgcaatgtatacggacactttgtgcatttcttctcCATGGGCTTTTACTTTTATAACATctttctccgcttgtgtctcTGCTGCTTTTGAAGATTTTAGTTCGTCCTTTGCCTTGCTTGATAAGCCCAAGAATGCAATGGTACTATCGAAcacattcttctgaagatgcatcTCATCAATGGCATGGCGCACTGCCAACTCTCGCCAGTAtggcaaatacttaaagaagatagacatcttcttaaaCGGCACGTCTGCGACGTCTCTAGTTTTAGCatgcttccttccccttttcgaattatcagcaccacctaatgacttcttaccgagtttgaacttgaccttctcgcacatttcaaatactattttacctgTAGCCGAttttggagcaaaatcattctTATTGGTGCCATCAAAAAGTCCTTCATCCTGCATTATTTGTGCATCTTCAATAAAAAGCGCATGTACCGCATGAACACTGccttcatagatcccttaaggtacacatGTGATGAACCATCCAAGCAAATTATGCATGatgtcttaccttttacctgaTCTGTCAGGATAAATAGGgtgggataatcattgatggtaacaaagataatggcccttagtgtgaagtgctccTGTCTGTACTCATCCCCCATCCGAATcccatcttcccaaagcttctgcatatcttccatcaatggcttAAGAAAAAAACATCTATGTCAATGCTAGGTAGCTTCGGACCTTGTATGAGAATGTTTAGCAAAAGAaactttctcttgtgacatagcCATGGGGGAAAGTTGTATATGGTTATCAGCACTGACCATGTGTTGtgcgtgctgcttctttcaccaaacggaTTTATGTCGTCTATACTCAACGTGAACCgtacatttctttttttcatttggaaACTTTGGATGGTTGGCATTgaaggtcctccactggcgAGCATCGGAAGGATGTCGAAGCTTTCCGTCAGCCTTTACtcatgccaagtcatcatttcagcggtctttgggtttgagaacaaacgcttcagaTGGTCCACCACGGTAAGTACCACATCATCAAGGCAAGGACTCTGCGCTGAGTCATCTTGTCAGTACATATATAggactcatcctccacttgagcaccagcacttttctttgcacctttcttcctcttattcccgatggaggaaccggcacggtcctcacagaaatcggtattacttttgtaatggctaacgtcgcaatttggacacttttccaatgctGCGTACTCACCATggtacaatatgcagtggttcctgtacacgtgtattctttgcacataCATATTTAAtagattgataatcttctttgcttcatatgtgttttttggcacaaagttaggcttcggAACCAACTTGCCCAGCAAAGTatggagatcattgaaactattatttgaccagccgaatttagccttcaggatcagaagatgaaggatgaaATGCAACActatccactccttcccacatccctcatACGTACGatcctttgctgccttcttgagtgtctcgaaattctctaaccctttagcactccctagagacacttccggttcaatgtggcgcaacatgtcctccatatcaacatcatgtTCCTCGTCCACATGTGGTTCCACACGcgcatctgtttgatcaccattttaaTCTCCATGGttataatcatcatccatcataacatgatcattttcatTTGAATCATCATCACCCACTTCATCAGAGCCAGTATCGATAtctgtgttgttgaaagtacctcaTGCCTCatcatggtgggaccaaattgtgtatccatccacaaaacctcgctttatcaaatacctcttgatgacatcagtatcctcccatacaatattgttgctactCTCAAAACAAGGACAccgtatttgctttgtcttgcaaatgagAGCGTGCTTCTCCGCGATctccacaaactttgatacctctgacatgaatgtatgcgaatgtctccgtatgccatacatccatgctctatgatccatatttaacaacctatgacaacaattctatgttatattaactaatttaatgagctatgggttgcaattctataaactcaattaaattatggatgtagtaaataataagtaggaagaaatataataaaaaataattctatattaccctaaatgaaactcaattaaaccatgtatgtaataattaataagtagaaggaaaaaaatcaaactcaattatatattaaattcaatcaaactcattaattaaaaatggatgtaataattaataagtaggaaaaatataatcaaactcaattctatattacattaaaatgacaaacatagtaTTATAATCGTTATAAcatgaccatagaattttatttaaaaaataatccatctctatttattttctctcccttccctcctccctcttctaggtctagatctagatgacaacctaatgaagctaaaaatgatggatagaagttgaaaaagaaggttggaatggcacaaacttacGTTTTACAGCTAGctcctccaaagaaaacaagagcaaaaccttcccaggcaagctccaaatggaagatTGGCTGGGGAAGAAACTATTCGCGGTTTTATCTGGATGGCATTCGTGCtggcgcccgccagcacagagccatctgtgctagcgggcaCTAGTCTGGCGACCCCGGTgacctttgtgctggcgggtgccaattccGTCCACCAGCACGCTAATTTTGAcgtgccagcacaaatcgtttctgaCGTAGTGTACAAAATTCTTGGTAATTTGTCATCTAGTTCACATGTATATGAAATTTGTTATTTTTGTATGGATTTTTACAAAACTAGTTTGCATCTCACTTCTTTGACAAAGAATGGATATGCTTCCTTtcaaccttttttttaaaaaaaacttctaCATATGCTTTTGGagtgtttttatatttttaccGCACTGAATATTTCTTCCTACAAGTTGTCCCATGTGCAcgtattcattttttttttgtcctgtGGGTGCTACCTTTACTCTTTGCCACTATAAGCGTTCTGGTGAGCTCACACAGGGACACAATCAAAAGGCACACCAACACCCCCAAATGATCAAAACCGGTTGCCCCCTCTCACCAGGAGAGATGCTAACCATCGTACAAAGCACGAGCGTGTACAATTAGCATAGGTACGAGAAAGCACCTTAAGGATGTCAAGTGCAAACGGAGAGGGTTTAGGATCAAACGGGTGCTTGCCAAGAGAATGGGTTTAAAATAGATCTGCTAAGAGAACAGGTTTAAAATAGACCTTTTTTTGAGGGGTGGGGGTGTTCTTATTTTTTGGAGGGGGTGAGGGTGTTCTTGGTCCGCGTTAGGTCTAAGGAACCTAAGAACGAACATAACGGCCGGGCCGATTAGTCTGGTCTAAGGAACCTAAGAACGAACATAACGGCCGATTAATCTGGTCTAAGGTCCGTTTGAAATTGCTAGTTCAATTATGCTTAGTGGCGGCATCGGACAACAACCTTCTACTCGAAAGAAATGGAGTTTTCTTTTACCATCAAATCAAATAGGTTTGCTGAATAGATCTGCCGTAGTGAACTTTAGACTTCAAATCTCTACATATGGTTATAAGGAGGGGTTTCTCCCGGTGACGCTCATTGACCTCTCTCCCTCAAAAAAAGAAGCAGCAGATTTCTGTAGGTAGGCGTTCTGTATCAACAGTTGGACTTGGACATGGCTCATGGCTGAACTCTGAACTTTGCATCACCCATACTATTCCACATTTCCACTAGACAGCCGAAGATGGGGGCGTCAGCAGCACCCTTCACCGGTGGCTTCCTCTGCCCGACCAAACCAAGGACACCACCGCTCCCGTCCTCCACCTCCCGATCTTCTCACTCCCGCCTCCACTTCCGCATCCGATCCCCCAAACCCAAgaacccggcggcggcgcccgtctCCTCTCGCATGGAAGCGTCCCTGCCCCAGGCGCGCGACGCCCAGGGAGGGGCGGAGTCGGCCATGAAGCTGCTGTTCGTGGAGATGGGCGTCGGCTACGACCAGCACGGCCAGgacatcaccgccgccgccgtgcgcgcctgCAAGGATGCCATATCCTCCAACTCCATCCCCGCCTTCCGCGGCGGTACGGAAATTTTTCGCCTTCTGCGATGTCCCTTGTCCTCGGGCATTCCGTCGAACATGTCGCCAGCACGCCAGGAGATGCTGAACTGAGTTGTTTTTGGTTGTGGGCTGCGCCTGCTGCAGGGTCTATACCCGGAGTGAACACCGACCAGATGAAGCTGCAGATCAAGCTCGGCGTGCCGAGGTCGACACAGCACTTGCTGGATGCTGAGAGAGTCAAAGCCGTCTTCCCCTAGTGAGCATTATTTCtgcccttcttttcttttcgtccTGTTAAAAAGCTTTGAACTTGCTGAACAGTTGCCGTGCAATGGTGTGATGGCTCTTAGTTTATATTGAAGTAGAATTTTCCATAATCCTTGACGCTGGGCATGTAATCTCATAACGGGTAGGTCTTAGGGGAGCAAGTATAGGCCTCTTGATTTGAAGCCCTGCTTCATTCTTGGGCTCTGATATAGTCACAGAACAACACATTGTCAACAATTGCTGAATGTATAAGCGTATAAGCGGATGTTTTCTTAGCACAATATCATGATAACCCCTACTCATTGAATTGCGTAGAAAAAACTTTCTGGCGGCGGTGCTCATAAGTCCTAACAGTACGGACGTTTTGTTAGTGTGGTCCTCAACAATTGAAATTGCATAGTATCTATTGGCACAGGGAGATGACAATCCAATGGTTAGGCAACCTTGGGCTTGTGTTCATGTAGTACTCTGTAGTACCTCCATGACCTCTGTGCCATATAACAGTCTTTTTCTCTGgccttgttttctttttgaccTAAATACATACCTAAATGTAGCTATAAACACCTAATTTTCCTGCTTCAGTCAAGCTTGTACGACATTCTTTAAGAGTTCATTGCATCGGCATAACACGAGAATACCTTTATAAAGATTTGGAGGGATCACCATTTTAGTAAACCTCCATCATTTGAGCCATCGAACACCTTTCGCTAAGACTTGCAATTGCTTCATCAACTGGGACAGCAAATGATGCATTGTCATCGTTTTACTAAAGGAGGGTGTTGAAATGCTCCACACTGTGAAATGTTTTAGATGTGAAAATTTTTAtttgagtcaaacaaaaccttGCACATAAGCCATACTATAACATTTTATACTATCTAGTGAAAATAGCATGCTGATAAAACCACACTAGTCTTCCATCAATTGGCATTTGCTAATCAGTTGATGCCTGTACATTCAGTGATGGAATGCTCAATAGTTGTGCTATGCAATTTTAGATAAGACTGTTGATAAGATATAATTTGGAATGAAATTATGAAAATTTACATTCATAGATATATTTGGGTATCACATATGGAAAAGCAGTCATGTTTACTTGAAACATTGGGAAGAATCTTGCACGAGTTGAATATGGCAGGGTAGTCATGCATTTTCCATGAAGTCATATTCATGGCTGCACCTTTCAGTAAGATTGAAGACGTAGAGTGCACTAATCATTCAGTAGGCATTCAGCAAGATTGTCAACATGATCGACAATGTGAAAACCTTGCCAAAATCAAGTGCCATGGATGATGGATTGGATGGTGGTGTTTGGCTGTACAACTATCCCTGACCAGATTAAGTAGGCATGATCTCAATTTCAACAGAATGTATTATTGTCAATTGTGCTGATAGTTTGATCTTGGTTTATGGATCTCATATGCCATTTCCTCGATTTTTCGCAGTGGCGAGATAATCAGCTTCGAGGTTGTCGATGGCGGCATGATCTGTTCGAGCGGCGTGTGCCTGGAAGCAATGGGGGACAAAAACGACGACTGCTACATAGTCAACGCTGCAGTTTACGTCGGCTATTGATGTAATTCTGGAAGAGCGGCTTTCACCTGGAACAGTAGAAATCGGGCAGGCCACCTCTATTTTGGAGAACTAGAGATGTTTTCCTACCTCAATAAGCATGTCATTGCTGAAATAAGTGCACTTCCTTGGTGTCGTATCGTATTCGTTCTATGCCTGCCCTCGTACGTCTTTTGGTCACGGCAGGCCCAGTTGGTTTCCGAGCATTTGCATGCGATCTTGATGGTTCTTGCGGCTGAGCCCCTGCCGTGCACGCTGCCCGGCCGGCTGTGTCCTTTGTCCCTCTTTTTTCTTGGGGAATGCTTGTACTGGTCACGAAGAGCGGTAGCCGCCGGAGGTGCCGACGACTGCTCTGCACCGCCGCGTCCGCCGTGAGTCGGGAGGACTGGACTGATCGCGGCGCGTTGGGCCCGGAACGCCTCCAGCCGGCAAGACTTTCTGCGTTTCCTAGCTACCTTTCAGTCTTGTCTTGGGAATCCAAATAAGGTACGAACAGTAGTCAGCTAATTTTTAGTTACCTAAAGTTTAGTCGACTccaaactaaactttagttctagCTGATCTGAACAGGACCTCAGTTAACTTCGCCATCCACGGCGTGGCCACCTGACCTGATCAGCGGTGATGGTAGCGACGCTCCGGTCACGACTCGCGAGCAGAAGAGAACGGCGTCGACTCCAATTTGATCGCGGCGCGCACGCACGCTTGTTAAGCGTTTTTCTTTAACCGCGCGCTGTTCGATCGAACAATCTGTCAGCGTGTGAGCGTCGGTTTCCGCTGATACTGGTAATAATCTGCCCATTACTATTATCTACGCAATATGTTGATTATTTTGCTCATGACTTATCACGTATGCAAAATGGAAAGGGTATGAATTATATAATACACGCAACTTCCTACTATTTGATAACAAACCCTTAATTGTTGGATAGCTTTGTTCTAACCAGGAAGGTtaagtaagggggtgtttggataccatccgctaaagtttagcacctgtcacatcagatgtttggatactaattaggagtattaaacatatactaattacaaaactaattgcatagatgaagtctaattcgcgagacgaatctaggcttaatagatttgtctcacgaattagtccagggattctgcaattaattttataattagctcatatttagtcctcctaattagcacccgaacatccgatgtgacactgctaaagctTAGCATCTAatatccaaacactccctaatCTAAACTCCCTAATTAGATTGGTGCAAAGTTGGTCCGGACTTGGGACATGTTGACTCGACTTTGGCCAAATCACCCCAGAGATGTTGAAGGCTGACGTGCTCTTATGCCTCGAGTGGATAATGATTATTGCTGTTGCATTTTGTAAATGATCATAATGCCCAACCTGCCAGTTTTTGGACTTGTATTCAAAACATTTAGTTACTTTTGTAAATGATCATAATGGCCAGCCTGAGTGGAGAATGATTATTGCTATTGTATTTAGGAACTTGCACAGCGAGAGTTTTTGGCAAATTCTAGAAGCTCTAGGCTTAAAAAGAAGCGGAAGAAAAGGGTACGACATGTGGTAAAGTTATAAGCAAGCCCTGAATCACACCACTCATCAGCAAAGGAGGTGAAATGAATTGAAATGACAAGTCAAGGAGGAAATCATAGGTTTCTCATTTTCCATTAATCATATCAAGTAGTGTAGAATTGCAACATTAGTACTAGCTAAAATAGAAATAGAAGCACTAGCAACATGGATCGGTTGGCAAAACAATAAATTGGTAAGAGTGGTATATACATATCATGTTTGTACCTGAAACCTCAACTTACAAATTTTACATTTTCCATTAGATAACCAGGTTCAGAGAGGTGCGTAGTCATCTCTTCAGATATGAGACTGGTTAGAGCTTGGATTAGTGATGGTGGATCAAATATGACGCCCACCTTTGGGTCATGCACTGACTCCACGGTTACCTGCAAGATGGATTGGCATACGAAAACAACTGTTTCAGCAAAAAGCTGTAGTACAGAAGCATTAGTGCATAATGTAATATCTTGTACAAGACTTAAGGTTGTTTATTGTATAAATACCAACAGTAGATGCCTAGATACTATATTAAGCTTGCCCAACTGGATTTTCTAAGGCCTAAGGCAATCCCACTGCATGTACAATCCACAATTCCACGTCAAGTACTTTGACTCAGATAAGCAATAATACGATGAACAATTGGAATACTATTTCAGTTGCATAATGAAAACCCCAGCAGATAGGATCAGAAACTTCAAAGATTTATCATCCCAGCCAAAACAAGACTTACAAAAATAACTTGCTGGGTGAAACAGTAGGGAAAACAACATTTCCTCATCCTTTCTAGATCAATAATTTCCATCACAGCTAATAAACTAGAGATACTTACCACATGAAATATTCCCTGAGCAGCCAAATTTTCAACATCTAAAGGAACTTGGCCTCCTTCTGGAACCAATATAGCATTTACATAGTCATTGGGCTGCACACAACAGAGAAATAAAAGGGAAATCTTAGAAGAGAAAAGGCATGCATTCTCAAAACTGTTGTTGAATTTTGGACCAAGCAAGAATCTCCTATTTAGTTTGCAAATGATATTACACCATTGTTCCAGTAAATTGTTTAGAGGAATATACAACAAACTTACATGATTCTTTAGGCTTTTGTGAGGATCTCCATAAGTCCGATTTAGAGAATCAGTAATTGCAGTTACAAAGCCAGAGGTAGACAGCCCGACAGTCTCTCTGTCATGCGACCCATTCAAAAGTAGTACCTAGATTCAACAGGATTCAGACAGAAACACATTTTTAGTGAAACAATCAAGAGACACAAATACTACAAACTTCAGGACATTACAAGACAAGCAATGCAACAAGTTTTACACACTCCTTCACTTGTCAAATTAATGTAGAGAGTAGATCAGATCCCTTCAATGCCACTTCAGGGCATCTTTCTAACCAAGCCTCAGTTAGGCAAATAGCACTTAAAGTTTGATGTGTACATAACTAAGAGGGAACATATTTAGCCCGAGACAAATGGAATCAAAGATCAATGTAATCAAGCACGGAAATGTGATACCTGATCCGATTTCTTAGCATAGTTACCTTGGGGATGGATCTCGACGCTATAGTCTCACCAATGCCACGCAATACCTGCATAAGCTTTAATGTAAGAGAGGTTCCAGAGTGGATGATGCAAAAACATGGAAGTGCAAGAGCAAGAAGTTAGATCCAATGTTATTCAATTGAGTGTGGGTTGACAGGTCAGCCTGAAGTAAGTATTCCAACTTCCATATGGTTTCAGGCTAAGAGGTGCTGGGTTATGGTCGGCGGAGCACTTCAGTTGAGTAATTTAATGCTCCTAACTACTATGTCAGCCGTTTTTCTTCTGCAGTTATCCCATCTAAAACACTTTATCAAGCCAAACAATATTATACTGGCAAGATATGTCACAGGAAATAAGGTATGAGTAAACCCAATAATGTTGCCAGACCGTCTGCAGTACTCTGAGCTGGCTCCTGAAAAGAAGCTTCATTTGCCTGGGACCCTGTCTAGGCATTTACCTGTACTTATTTGCTAGCCTGCTTTAATGAAAAGGCAGAGCAACTGCCATTGCCCTAAAATAAGTAAAGCTAATACATCTGGGACTAATATTAACAAACCCATAATTATTGAGCCTGAACAAGACCATGCCTATGAGTCTAGCAATCAGAAAAAACAACTTTGTTTTATCACTACAGCATGTCAAACAAATGTCATGAATCATGAGTATGCTAAAATTTATGAAGGCAAAGAATTCACGAGAAGCGTGCAATAAAGAAGTAACGGTATGCTGAAGAAGTAATAGCCCTGTGCAAGCAAACCAAAAGCAGCAGCATTACCAGTGATGGACAAACTGATGTAAACAGTGATCCCATAGCATAGACAATGCAGTCCACTTTACTTAACTGCTCCAAAACTGTATGGTTAGCTTCCGGGAAAACCTACAATGAAAGTTTAGCAGAAAACAATCAGGAATGGTGGCAGATACCAAATATAGTTTTCAGATATCATGACAGCTTATCAAGTTTACATGTTATTGAGCCATAACTGATATTTAAAAGATGTATTTCTATTGATGCAAGAAGATAGCTAAATTTTGGGAAAAAATGCAAAACTCCACTTGCAAGTTTGGGAAGTTCGCCAAAAATTCACCCTACATAGTTTGTTGTCAGCATTTCCCCTGCAAGTTTTATTTGGTTTTAAGAACCCCTCTAATACAATGACCAGGCAAGGAAGAGCCCGTCATTGCTCCAACATGGCTCATGGATCTCCAGCGTGGCACCTCAGTGGCACAGTAGAGTCCTGTGGTACCTAACGGCTGACTCATCAACCACTGATCAGGATCGGATTGAACTCAACACGAAGCTTTCTTTCAACCAAATTGAATTCATTAATATAGGTCAATAATCAAATCCTGCGTGGATGTGTTTTTGCAGTTCTCCCTAAATTCTGAGCATATGGACATTATTGTAGGACTAGATTACACCATACAGAGGTTGGCACATGTGCAATTGTTATTTTCAAAGATAAGTTTGCCAAGAACTTAAAAAACACTGATAAAATAGTGTTCTTGGAAAAGCTGACATTTTACCATGTCATCATTAAGCTTTGATCATAAAGTGGAATATGAAGACATTCGGACCCATTATATTGAGTGACTTGTACTTATGAGCTTTGCTGCTTGGGTAAACCTAAACGTCAAAATGTTAAAGCACTCCTTGCCTAGAAATAATATAGCATTTTAACTATCTAAAAAATCGAAACAAAATGAGGACATACCTCATGTAACAGGCTGCTACCTTCACTTGACATGTAAAACACACGTTTGATCCTTGAAGGAAGTGCAGTACATGAATTACAATCCTTTCCGGAAAAGGAAATAAAACAGGAAATCAATTAGCAAAGAACAATCACAGGGAGAAATCAACAACGGCGCATAGATTGAAGGAAAGAAGGAGCATCTAGAGGTCACAAAATGTGAAATGAATTTGGAGACATAAAGCATGTCATCAACAAAGAACATGTAGCAAATCATTAGCAATCGACATAGCAGAGACAGCTTGAAGCCTAGGCCTCGTTTGGAACCCAGGGACAAGCTTTAGCCCTCTTATTTGAATGCAAagtaggaggactaaacatgggGTAATTGCACAGATTATGGCAAATTAGTGGTTGGAGCCCATTAGCACAcatagggctaaactttagccccctgTTTTAGCccatccaaacagggcctaagaaCACTCAAGTTCACTGCTTCAAATTAGACAACATTGGTGACTTGCTCTTTATGCTTAGGGTAACTATGAAACATGAAACAAAAATTCCAAGCCGCGAtgacaaacaattattttcaaGACTAAACTGCTGTTTAAGCCAACCAAACTAATACAGGTTAAAAAAGGTAAACTATAACATGAAGTTTTAATTAATTTAACTGAACAAAACCATTTTTAGGAGATTTTTTTTATCCCCCAatattttagaaaataaatCTACCTTAGACTTCATGATGTATGTCATTAAATTGCAGAAATGTAGAATTAGAACTGACATAACTTAGATCATCTTTCCAATAGAAAACAAGATTGTTATTTCTTTCATTTCCCTTGATCTATTTTGAATGACAAAGACATGTACCGGATAGTACCATCAAAATTCAAGCTAGTGACTAAACCAAAGTATCTATGTCCATTAGTACAGAATCTGTAGTCCAAGATATCACCTCAAGCAGTTAGGTAACTGTAAC
This window encodes:
- the LOC101762190 gene encoding uncharacterized protein LOC101762190, translating into MGASAAPFTGGFLCPTKPRTPPLPSSTSRSSHSRLHFRIRSPKPKNPAAAPVSSRMEASLPQARDAQGGAESAMKLLFVEMGVGYDQHGQDITAAAVRACKDAISSNSIPAFRGGSIPGVNTDQMKLQIKLGVPRSTQHLLDAERVKAVFPYGEIISFEVVDGGMICSSGVCLEAMGDKNDDCYIVNAAVYVGY